The proteins below are encoded in one region of Zingiber officinale cultivar Zhangliang unplaced genomic scaffold, Zo_v1.1 ctg226, whole genome shotgun sequence:
- the LOC122036935 gene encoding lysine histidine transporter 1-like — MGTQGQSPPENYDSRQNQSEKEKEKEKAIDDWLPITSSRNAKWWYSAFHNVTAMVGAGVLSLPYAMSELGWGPGIAVMVISWIVTLYTLWQMVEMHEMVPGKRFDRYHELGQYAFGEKLGLYIVVPQQLIVEVGVCIVYMVTGGRSLKKFHDVVCSDCKQIKLTFFIMIFASVHFVLSQLPNFNSISGISLAAAIMSFSYSTIAWVASVDKGKQEHVEYGYKSDTQERTVMRFLAALGDVAFAYAGHNVVLEIQATIPSTPEKPSKKPMWKGVIVAYIVVALCYFPVAFVGYWAFGNGVEDNILVSLSRPHWLIAMANMMVVVHVIGSYQIYAMPVFDMMETVLVKRFRFPPGLTLRLITRSAYVAFTMFVGITFPFFGGLLSFFGGFAFAPTTYFLPCIMWLAIYKPRRFSLSWITNWICIILGVLLMILAPIGALRDIIGNIIDKQYKFYQ, encoded by the exons ATGGGAACTCAAGGTCAATCACCCCCTGAGAACTACGACAGTAGACAAAATCAG agcgagaaggagaaggagaaggaaaaggCGATCGACGACTGGCTTCCCATCACATCCTCCCGCAACGCCAAGTGGTGGTACTCCGCCTTCCACAATGTCACCGCCATGGTCGGAGCTGGCGTCCTCAGTTTGCCTTATGCCATGTCCGAACTCGGATG GGGGCCTGGGATCGCCGTGATGGTCATTTCATGGATCGTGACCCTGTACACCCTTTGGCAAATGGTGGAGATGCACGAGATGGTTCCCGGGAAGCGATTCGATCGGTACCACGAGTTGGGACAATATGCTTTCGGCGAGAAGCTAGGCCTTTACATCGTCGTTCCCCAGCAGCTGATTGTGGAAGTTGGCGTCTGCATCGTCTACATGGTCACCGGCGGTAGATCCCTCAAGAAGTTCCACGACGTCGTCTGCTCTGACTGCAAGCAGATCAAGCTCACCTTTTTCATCATGATCTTCGCCTCTGTGCACTTTGTCCTCTCGCAGCTTCCCAACTTCAACTCTATTTCTGGGATATCTCTGGCCGCCGCTATTATGTCTTTCAG TTATTCTACCATTGCATGGGTGGCTTCAGTGGACAAGGGGAAGCAGGAGCATGTGGAATACGGTTACAAATCTGATACACAAGAAAGGACTGTGATGAGGTTCCTGGCGGCGCTGGGAGATGTGGCCTTCGCGTACGCCGGCCACAACGTGGTGCTGGAAATCCAAGCCACCATTCCTTCCACTCCCGAGAAGCCTTCCAAGAAGCCGATGTGGAAGGGCGTGATCGTCGCCTACATCGTCGTCGCCCTCTGCTACTTCCCTGTGGCTTTCGTCGGCTACTGGGCCTTCGGCAACGGAGTCGAGGACAACATCCTGGTCTCTCTAAGCAGACCGCACTGGTTAATTGCCATGGCCAACATGATGGTCGTCGTTCACGTGATCGGAAGCTACCAG ATCTACGCGATGCCTGTGTTCGACATGATGGAGACGGTGCTGGTCAAAAGGTTTCGCTTTCCTCCTGGTCTAACTCTTCGCCTGATAACACGAAGTGCTTATGTCG CATTCACCATGTTCGTCGGCATAACCTTCCCCTTCTTCGGCGGACTACTCTCTTTCTTTGGCGGATTCGCGTTCGCCCCGACCACATACTTC CTTCCTTGCATCATGTGGCTTGCTATTTACAAACCCAGAAGGTTTAGCTTATCTTGGATCACTAATTGG ATCTGCATAATTCTTGGGGTCCTGCTGATGATCTTGGCTCCTATTGGTGCATTGCGAGACATCATCGGAAACATAATAGACAAGCAATACAAGTTCTACCAATGA
- the LOC122036937 gene encoding lysine histidine transporter 1-like has protein sequence MHEMVPGKRFDRYHELGQYAFGEKLGLYIVVPQQLIVEVGVCIVYMVTSGRSLKKFHDVVCSDCKQIKLTFFIMIFASVHFVLSQLPNFNSISGISLAAAVMSFSYSTIAWVASVDKGKQEHVEYGYKSDTQERTVMRFLAALGDVAFAYAGHNVVLEIQATIPSTPEKPSKKPMWKGVIVAYIVVALCYFPVAFVGYWAFGNGVEDNILVSLSRPHWLIAMANMMVVVHVIGSYQIYAMPVFDMMETVLVKRLRFPPGLTLRLITRSAYVAFTMFVGITFPFFGGLLSFFGGFAFAPTTYFLPCIMWLAIYKPRRFSLSWITNWICIILGVLLMILAPIGALRDIIGNIIDKQYKFYQ, from the exons ATGCACGAGATGGTTCCCGGGAAGCGATTCGATCGGTACCACGAGTTGGGACAATATGCTTTCGGCGAGAAGCTAGGCCTTTACATCGTCGTTCCCCAGCAGCTGATTGTGGAAGTCGGCGTCTGCATCGTCTACATGGTCACCAGCGGCAGATCCCTCAAGAAGTTCCACGACGTCGTCTGCTCTGACTGCAAGCAGATCAAGCTCACCTTTTTCATCATGATCTTCGCCTCTGTGCACTTTGTCCTCTCGCAGCTTCCCAACTTCAACTCTATTTCTGGGATATCTCTGGCCGCCGCTGTTATGTCTTTCAG TTATTCTACCATTGCATGGGTGGCTTCGGTGGACAAGGGGAAGCAGGAGCATGTGGAATACGGTTACAAATCTGATACACAAGAAAGGACTGTGATGAGGTTCCTGGCGGCGCTGGGAGATGTGGCCTTCGCGTACGCCGGCCACAACGTGGTGCTTGAAATCCAAGCCACCATTCCTTCCACTCCCGAGAAGCCTTCCAAGAAACCGATGTGGAAGGGCGTGATCGTCGCCTACATCGTCGTCGCCCTCTGCTACTTCCCTGTGGCTTTCGTCGGCTACTGGGCCTTCGGCAACGGAGTCGAGGACAACATCCTGGTCTCTCTAAGCAGACCGCACTGGCTAATTGCCATGGCCAACATGATGGTCGTCGTTCACGTGATCGGAAGCTACCAG ATCTACGCGATGCCTGTGTTCGACATGATGGAGACGGTGCTGGTCAAAAGGCTTCGCTTTCCTCCTGGTCTAACTCTTCGCCTGATAACACGAAGTGCTTATGTCG CATTCACCATGTTCGTCGGCATAACCTTCCCCTTCTTCGGCGGACTACTCTCTTTCTTCGGCGGATTCGCGTTCGCCCCGACCACATACTTC CTTCCTTGCATCATGTGGCTTGCTATTTACAAACCCAGAAGGTTTAGCTTATCTTGGATCACTAATTGG ATCTGCATAATTCTTGGGGTCCTGCTGATGATCTTGGCTCCTATTGGTGCATTGCGAGACATCATCGGAAACATAATAGACAAGCAATACAAGTTCTACCAATGA
- the LOC122036936 gene encoding lysine histidine transporter 1-like, translated as MVEMHEMVPGKRFDRYHELGQYAFGEKLGLYIVVPQQLIVEVGVCIVYMVTGGRSLKKFHDVVCSDCKQIKLTFFIMIFASVHFVLSQLPNFNSISGISLAAAVMSFSYSTIAWVASVDKGKQEHVEYGYKSDTQERTVMRFLAALGDVAFAYAGHNVVLEIQATIPSTPEKPSKKPMWKGVIVAYIVVALCYFPVAFVGYWAFGNGVEDNILVSLSRPHWLIAMANMMVVVHVIGSYQIYAMPVFDMMETVLVKRLRFPPGLTLRLITRSAYVAFTMFVGITFPFFGGLLSFFGGFAFAPTTYFLPCIMWLAIYKPRRFSLSWITNWICIILGVLLMILAPIGALRDIIGNIIDKQYKFYQ; from the exons ATGGTGGAGATGCACGAGATGGTTCCCGGGAAGCGATTCGATCGGTACCACGAGTTGGGACAATATGCTTTCGGCGAGAAGCTAGGCCTTTACATCGTCGTTCCCCAGCAGCTGATTGTGGAAGTCGGCGTCTGCATCGTCTACATGGTCACCGGCGGCAGATCCCTCAAGAAGTTCCACGACGTCGTCTGCTCTGACTGCAAGCAGATCAAGCTCACCTTTTTCATCATGATCTTCGCCTCTGTGCACTTTGTCCTCTCGCAGCTTCCCAACTTCAACTCTATTTCTGGGATATCTCTGGCCGCCGCTGTTATGTCTTTCAG TTATTCTACCATTGCATGGGTGGCTTCGGTGGACAAGGGGAAGCAGGAGCATGTGGAATACGGTTACAAATCTGATACACAAGAAAGGACTGTGATGAGGTTCCTGGCGGCGCTGGGAGATGTGGCCTTCGCCTACGCCGGCCACAACGTGGTGCTGGAAATCCAAGCCACCATTCCTTCCACTCCCGAGAAGCCTTCCAAGAAGCCGATGTGGAAGGGCGTGATCGTCGCCTACATCGTCGTCGCCCTCTGCTACTTCCCTGTGGCTTTCGTCGGCTACTGGGCCTTCGGCAACGGAGTCGAGGACAACATCCTGGTCTCTCTAAGCAGACCGCACTGGCTAATTGCCATGGCCAACATGATGGTCGTCGTTCACGTGATCGGAAGCTACCAG ATCTACGCGATGCCTGTGTTCGACATGATGGAGACGGTGCTGGTCAAAAGGCTTCGCTTTCCTCCTGGTCTAACTCTTCGCCTGATAACACGAAGTGCTTATGTCG CATTCACCATGTTCGTCGGCATAACCTTCCCCTTCTTCGGCGGACTACTCTCTTTCTTCGGCGGATTCGCGTTCGCCCCGACCACATACTTC CTTCCTTGCATCATGTGGCTTGCTATTTACAAACCCAGAAGGTTTAGCTTATCTTGGATCACTAATTGG ATCTGTATAATTCTTGGGGTCCTGCTGATGATCTTGGCTCCTATTGGTGCATTGCGAGACATCATCGGAAACATAATAGACAAGCAATACAAGTTCTACCAATGA